TTGGCGCAGCAGTCCCGGCCCGATTACTATCAATATGGTCCCCACATGATGTGGGGCGGAGGATATGGCTGGTTCATAGGTCCGATCATGTGGCTGTTGTTCATCGCCATCGCCGTCATCGTCGTGGTGCTGCTGGTGCGCTGGCTCGGCGTTTCCGGTGGTCCGGCCGCGAGCGCTCCCGGCAAAACGTCCCTCGACATCCTCAAGGAGCGGTTCGCCAAGGGCGAGATCGACAAGAAGGAGTTCGAGGAGCGACGCAAGGTGCTGGAGCAGTGAATTGACCTATCACTTCTCCAAGACCCTTGGATTGCCCTTCGGCGCGGCGATCGAAAAAGTGACCGAAGCCCTGCAGAAAAGGGGCTTCGGCGTACTGACGACGATCGACGTCAAGGCGACGCTGAAAAAGAAGATCGACGTCGATTTTCGCCCCTACACGATACTCGGCGCCTGCAACCCGCGCCTCGCCTATCGGGCGCTGCAAGAGGAAGACAAGATCGGCGCCATGCTGCCGTGCAACGTCGTGGTCCAGCAGGTCGATGCCGGCCACGTCGAGGTCTCCGCCGTCGACCCGGTCGCCTCGATGCAGGCCATCGACAATCCGGATCTTGGCGCCATCGCGGCCCAGGTGCGGGCGCTGCTCAAGGAGGTCGTGGAAGGTCTCTAAGCGGCGGCCCGATATGTCGCTATCAACTTGTGTTGAAGTGACGCAAGGAAACATTTGCGGCAAGCTCTCGTACCGCTATTTGGAAGAACGGTTGGAGGAGCTGCATGTCCAGAAGGTCGGCCGGCCAATCGGAGCCCGGCAAACTGAACCCCGAGGGTCTTGCGCGGCGGAGCTTTCTCGGGAGAGCGCTGGCCTTTGGCGGCGGCGCAGCGGCAAGCATCGTCGGCAGCAATCGGGCAGCGGCGAAGAGTTCGAAGGCGGCGGCGGCCTACCAGTCATCGCCCAAGGGCAACCAGCGTTGCAGCGGGTGCCGCTTCTTCAACGCCCGCAACAGGACCTGCCAGCTGGTGGACGGCGAGATCAGCCCGAGCGGCTGGTGCAAGTTCTACAAGGCCGCAAGCTCGGGATACTGAGCCGCCGCGCCACGAAGAGCGTCGGCACACGCCGCAGACCGGCGGGCGCAGCGAGCTGTCCTACGCCGCCGTGGGCCGGGGCGCGACCCGCTCCGGCAGCGCTTCCTCGCCCTTGCTCGCGCGGATGAAGTTGACGAAGCGAGTGAAGAGATAGTGCGAGTCCTGCGGCCCCGGCGAGGCCTCCGGGTGGTGCTGCACGGAAAAGACCGGCTTGTCGGCGAGGCGCAGTCCGCAATTCGAGCCGTCGAACAGGGACACATGGGTCTCCTCGACGCCGGCGGGCAGGCTGTCGCTGGACACTGCGAAGCCGTGGTTCATCGACACGATCTCGACCTTGCCGGTGGTGAAATCCTTGACCGGATGGTTGGCGCCGTGATGGCCCTGATGCATCTTTTCGGTCTTGGCGCCAAGCGCCAGCGCCAGCATCTGATGGCCGAGGCAGATGCCGAAGACCGGCTTGCCGGTCTTGACCAGCGCCTTGATCACCGGCACCGCATATTCGCCGGTGGCGGCCGGATCGCCGGGGCCGTTGGCGAGGAAATAGCCGTCGGCCGGCAGCGCCAGCACGTCGTCCGCCGCCATCGTTCCCGGCACCACCGTCACCTTGCATCCGGCCCCAGCGAGCAGGCGCAGAATATTGCGCTTGATGCCGTAATCGACCGCTACCACGTGATATTTCGGCGCCGTCTGGCGGCCATAGCCGCGGTTCCAGACCCAGGGCGTCTCGTCCCAGGTGTAGGTCTGCGTGCAGGCGACCTCCTTGGCGAGGTCCATGCCGACGAGGCCGGGCCAGGCGGCGGCCTCGGCCTTCAGTGCGGCAAGGTCGAAGACGCCGTTCGGGTCGTGGGCGATGGCGGCGTTGGGCATGCCCTTTTCGCGGA
This genomic interval from Hyphomicrobiales bacterium contains the following:
- a CDS encoding SHOCT domain-containing protein — protein: MRRFARFGAALPALAAAWSWAGPALAQQSRPDYYQYGPHMMWGGGYGWFIGPIMWLLFIAIAVIVVVLLVRWLGVSGGPAASAPGKTSLDILKERFAKGEIDKKEFEERRKVLEQ
- a CDS encoding DUF302 domain-containing protein, whose protein sequence is MTYHFSKTLGLPFGAAIEKVTEALQKRGFGVLTTIDVKATLKKKIDVDFRPYTILGACNPRLAYRALQEEDKIGAMLPCNVVVQQVDAGHVEVSAVDPVASMQAIDNPDLGAIAAQVRALLKEVVEGL
- a CDS encoding high-potential iron-sulfur protein, producing MSRRSAGQSEPGKLNPEGLARRSFLGRALAFGGGAAASIVGSNRAAAKSSKAAAAYQSSPKGNQRCSGCRFFNARNRTCQLVDGEISPSGWCKFYKAASSGY
- the carA gene encoding glutamine-hydrolyzing carbamoyl-phosphate synthase small subunit; amino-acid sequence: MTRQGPSAPAPAAGRWQEARATALLVLADGTVLEGAGLGATGSAVGEVCFNTAMTGYQEILTDPSYAGQIVTFTFPHIGNVGATDEDMETANLAATSGVRGAVLRAPVTQPSNYRAKRHLSDWLKTRGIIALCGLDTRALTTLIREKGMPNAAIAHDPNGVFDLAALKAEAAAWPGLVGMDLAKEVACTQTYTWDETPWVWNRGYGRQTAPKYHVVAVDYGIKRNILRLLAGAGCKVTVVPGTMAADDVLALPADGYFLANGPGDPAATGEYAVPVIKALVKTGKPVFGICLGHQMLALALGAKTEKMHQGHHGANHPVKDFTTGKVEIVSMNHGFAVSSDSLPAGVEETHVSLFDGSNCGLRLADKPVFSVQHHPEASPGPQDSHYLFTRFVNFIRASKGEEALPERVAPRPTAA